Proteins from one Pyrobaculum neutrophilum V24Sta genomic window:
- a CDS encoding translation initiation factor IF-2 subunit beta codes for MDEEYIALLDRAYKLVAPKAQRRAEIPKIEVQNMPRKTVIPNFGQIAKRLNRDIYFMAKFFQRELAVPGTVEGDVFTLHGEKSPKVVEAVYERFIRYYVVCPVCNSIDTELRREGRIYVMRCLACGASTPVKPL; via the coding sequence ATGGATGAGGAATACATCGCCCTGCTAGACAGGGCGTATAAGCTCGTGGCGCCCAAGGCCCAGAGGAGGGCTGAGATACCCAAGATAGAGGTTCAGAACATGCCGCGCAAGACGGTGATACCGAACTTTGGCCAGATAGCGAAGAGGCTAAACAGAGATATATACTTCATGGCGAAGTTCTTCCAGAGGGAGCTGGCGGTGCCCGGCACTGTGGAGGGGGACGTGTTCACTCTACACGGGGAGAAATCGCCGAAGGTCGTCGAGGCGGTGTACGAGAGGTTTATCAGGTACTACGTGGTCTGCCCAGTCTGCAACTCCATCGACACGGAGCTACGGAGGGAGGGGAGGATCTACGTGATGAGGTGCCTAGCCTGCGGAGCCTCCACGCCGGTTAAACCGCTGTAA
- a CDS encoding acyl-CoA dehydrogenase family protein, translated as MVFPFESLVDFSVVLTQEHELFRRAVREFVEREIAPRALEIDERDEAPLDLLRKMGEQGFFGLEIPEQYGGQGGDYRMAAILSEEVSRASPGLSVYFNSARLFSAPILLYGTEEQRRRYLPQIARGEKLAAFASTEPCCGSDVAGVRTRARRVGGRWVINGRKAFISSSDVAHYILVLARTSDPPDAGRRHVGLSMFVVERDAPGVKVEQCYSKLGLRGNHACEISLTDVEVPEESLVGREGMGFYYAMEAFNRSRIGIAAQAVGMAQAAFEKAFDYAHRREAFGVKIASFQAIQFSLVEMLAKIMTARLLTYMAAKLADEGRREFVFVASLAKYYATEAAEEVISDAVDVFGGAGVVRETGLERLYRDVKITQIYEGANNVQKLAAYRQLVRLLQERGTPPGGA; from the coding sequence ATGGTGTTTCCCTTCGAAAGCCTCGTAGATTTTTCCGTGGTGTTGACTCAGGAACACGAGCTGTTTAGGAGGGCTGTGAGGGAGTTCGTGGAGAGGGAGATCGCACCGAGGGCTCTGGAGATCGACGAGAGAGACGAGGCGCCGCTCGACCTCCTTAGGAAGATGGGGGAGCAGGGCTTCTTCGGTCTAGAGATCCCGGAGCAGTACGGCGGCCAAGGCGGCGACTACAGGATGGCGGCGATACTATCTGAGGAGGTGTCCCGCGCCTCGCCGGGCTTAAGCGTGTACTTCAACTCGGCGAGGCTCTTCTCCGCCCCTATTCTCCTCTACGGGACAGAGGAGCAGAGGCGGAGGTATCTCCCCCAGATAGCCAGGGGGGAGAAGCTGGCGGCTTTCGCCTCCACGGAGCCCTGCTGCGGCTCGGACGTAGCCGGCGTAAGGACTAGAGCGCGGCGGGTGGGGGGCAGGTGGGTGATCAACGGCAGGAAGGCCTTCATAAGTAGCTCGGACGTGGCCCACTACATCCTCGTCCTCGCGAGGACCTCCGACCCGCCGGACGCCGGCAGAAGACACGTGGGCCTCTCCATGTTTGTGGTGGAGAGGGACGCGCCCGGCGTGAAGGTGGAGCAGTGCTACAGCAAGCTGGGCCTCCGCGGGAACCACGCCTGCGAGATCTCGCTCACCGATGTGGAGGTGCCTGAGGAGAGCTTGGTGGGGAGGGAGGGGATGGGCTTCTACTACGCCATGGAGGCCTTTAACAGATCCAGAATCGGCATCGCGGCCCAGGCGGTGGGGATGGCCCAGGCCGCCTTCGAGAAAGCCTTCGACTACGCCCACAGGAGGGAGGCCTTCGGCGTAAAGATAGCGAGCTTCCAGGCGATCCAGTTCAGCCTAGTGGAGATGTTGGCCAAGATCATGACGGCCCGGCTCTTGACATACATGGCCGCCAAGCTCGCGGACGAGGGCAGGCGGGAGTTCGTCTTCGTGGCGTCGCTCGCCAAATACTACGCCACCGAAGCAGCCGAAGAGGTGATCTCCGACGCCGTTGACGTCTTCGGAGGAGCCGGCGTCGTAAGAGAGACGGGGCTGGAGCGGCTGTATAGAGATGTGAAGATCACCCAGATATACGAGGGGGCCAACAACGTCCAGAAGCTGGCGGCTTACCGGCAGCTGGTTAGACTTCTGCAGGAGAGGGGGACGCCGCCCGGCGGCGCCTAG
- a CDS encoding aldo/keto reductase: protein MRIGVFEVGRIGVGAWQAGGGSWRVNFAELRRAYEYVLDNGVSFIDTAEIYGWGRSEEFVGELIKGRPHVVVATKVAGFNWGRVVKSAERSRRRLGRIDLLQLHWPPPIYVPVCRAVRELERAAQLGLTAEIGVSNFDAGMMEKAIYCAKRYNLASDQVVYNPLQRAAEALIEMGRRAGFAVIAWSPLAKGAAVKEKVGADGGRRFDPAVRKAATPQGRRVVEAVRGIAARRGASPAAVVLAWHAARGSFPIPGVKTLTQAKEVVEALRLELSEAEVAEIDAASAVFRGGAVWPKALRLIPGPLQRLAFRLVKV from the coding sequence GTGAGAATAGGCGTGTTTGAGGTGGGGAGAATCGGAGTCGGCGCTTGGCAGGCCGGGGGAGGGTCTTGGAGGGTGAACTTCGCCGAGCTGAGGAGGGCCTACGAGTACGTGTTAGACAACGGCGTCAGCTTCATCGATACGGCGGAGATATACGGTTGGGGGAGGAGCGAGGAGTTCGTCGGCGAGTTGATCAAGGGGAGGCCCCATGTGGTGGTTGCGACCAAGGTAGCCGGCTTCAACTGGGGGCGCGTCGTCAAAAGCGCCGAGCGGAGCAGGAGACGCCTCGGAAGAATCGATCTGCTCCAGCTCCACTGGCCTCCCCCCATCTACGTCCCGGTGTGCCGCGCGGTGAGGGAGCTGGAGAGGGCGGCCCAGCTCGGCCTAACGGCGGAGATCGGCGTAAGCAACTTCGACGCCGGGATGATGGAGAAGGCCATCTACTGCGCCAAGAGGTACAACCTCGCGTCTGACCAGGTGGTCTACAACCCTCTACAGAGGGCCGCCGAGGCGCTTATAGAGATGGGGAGGAGGGCGGGCTTCGCGGTTATCGCCTGGAGCCCCCTGGCCAAGGGGGCGGCCGTCAAGGAGAAGGTGGGGGCCGACGGGGGGAGGAGGTTCGACCCAGCCGTTAGAAAAGCCGCAACCCCCCAGGGCAGGAGGGTGGTTGAGGCGGTGAGGGGGATAGCCGCGAGGCGAGGGGCGAGCCCAGCCGCGGTGGTTCTCGCCTGGCACGCCGCCAGGGGGTCCTTCCCCATCCCCGGGGTGAAGACGCTGACGCAGGCCAAAGAGGTAGTGGAGGCGCTGAGGCTGGAGCTCTCCGAGGCGGAGGTGGCCGAGATAGACGCGGCGTCTGCGGTTTTCCGCGGCGGCGCCGTCTGGCCGAAGGCTCTGAGGCTTATACCCGGCCCCCTCCAGAGGCTGGCCTTCCGCTTGGTCAAAGTGTAA
- a CDS encoding 3-hydroxyacyl-CoA dehydrogenase/enoyl-CoA hydratase family protein yields the protein MGKVAVIGAGTMGHGIAELFAIAGYEVALVDVAEEYLKRALQNIEWSLRKLVEKGQVREDVQTVMSRIKTVVNDVCKAVEGAELMVEAVVENLEIKRKVFAEADRCAPPDAVLATNTSSLPITEIAEAVKPERRGRVVGMHFFNPPPLMPLVEIVRGAHTSDDTVKKVADYAAKLGKQTVVVNKDVPGFIVNRIFMRVNEAACWTAARGEATIQEVDAALIYKAGLPMGAFVLMDYTGLDVVCFIADSMAKRGYRSRPCPLLQELCQGKKYGVKTGEGFYRYPAPGKYEKPALPKEAAERVDPVDLLAPAINEAAYLLREGIATREDIDKAVRLGLNWPKGPLEYADEVGIDAVVKALERWRQRGFEEYAPDPLLAELAAGGKLGKKTGEGFYKYVKAEERRLETIVVRFEPGVAWIVLNRPDRLNAISPKMVEELWRTLDEIEQMDYDKVRVVVITGSGRAFSAGADVSGFAGASPIAMFKLSRRLQMLADRIELLDRPVICGINGYALGGGLELAMACDIRIAAETAELGQPEVNLGFIPGAGGTQRLARLIGRDRAKELIMTGERIPAREAERLGLVNRVVPPDRLEQELRAVANKLAEKPPLALAMAKYAVNFGVEIPLWAAEVLEAAEFGLLFSTKDVAEGVAAFLQKRKPQFRGH from the coding sequence ATGGGTAAGGTGGCGGTGATCGGCGCGGGGACGATGGGGCACGGGATCGCAGAGCTCTTCGCGATCGCGGGTTACGAAGTGGCGCTTGTGGATGTGGCAGAGGAGTACCTCAAGAGGGCCCTCCAGAACATCGAGTGGTCTCTGAGGAAGCTCGTGGAGAAGGGCCAGGTGAGGGAGGACGTCCAGACGGTCATGTCGAGGATAAAGACCGTCGTCAACGACGTGTGTAAGGCCGTGGAGGGGGCCGAGCTCATGGTGGAGGCGGTGGTGGAGAACCTGGAGATCAAGAGGAAGGTCTTCGCCGAGGCCGACAGATGCGCCCCGCCAGACGCGGTGCTCGCCACGAACACCTCCTCTCTGCCCATCACGGAAATCGCCGAGGCTGTGAAACCCGAGAGGAGGGGGCGGGTGGTGGGGATGCACTTCTTCAACCCACCGCCCCTCATGCCACTTGTGGAAATCGTGAGGGGGGCCCACACCAGCGACGACACCGTTAAAAAAGTCGCCGACTACGCGGCTAAGCTCGGGAAGCAGACCGTGGTGGTAAACAAGGACGTGCCCGGCTTCATCGTAAACAGGATATTCATGAGGGTAAACGAGGCGGCGTGTTGGACGGCGGCGCGCGGCGAAGCCACTATCCAGGAGGTAGACGCGGCGCTTATCTACAAGGCGGGTCTCCCAATGGGGGCCTTCGTCCTAATGGACTACACCGGGCTAGACGTCGTCTGCTTCATAGCCGACTCCATGGCTAAACGCGGCTACAGATCAAGGCCCTGCCCCCTCCTCCAGGAGCTGTGCCAGGGAAAGAAATACGGCGTAAAAACCGGCGAGGGGTTCTACAGGTACCCAGCCCCCGGCAAGTACGAAAAGCCCGCCCTGCCCAAGGAGGCGGCGGAGAGGGTCGACCCGGTGGACCTCCTGGCGCCCGCCATAAACGAGGCGGCTTACCTCCTCCGGGAGGGCATAGCGACGAGGGAGGACATAGACAAGGCTGTGAGGCTTGGCTTAAACTGGCCGAAGGGACCGCTGGAGTACGCGGACGAGGTGGGGATCGACGCCGTCGTAAAAGCCCTCGAGCGGTGGAGGCAGAGGGGCTTCGAGGAGTATGCCCCAGACCCTCTACTCGCAGAGCTAGCCGCCGGGGGGAAGCTGGGCAAGAAGACGGGGGAGGGGTTCTACAAGTACGTCAAGGCTGAGGAGAGGCGGCTCGAGACAATTGTGGTCCGCTTCGAGCCCGGCGTGGCCTGGATTGTGCTAAATAGGCCGGACCGCCTAAACGCCATAAGCCCCAAGATGGTGGAGGAGCTCTGGCGGACTCTCGACGAGATAGAGCAGATGGACTACGACAAGGTAAGGGTGGTCGTGATCACGGGCTCCGGGAGGGCCTTCTCCGCGGGGGCCGACGTGTCCGGTTTCGCCGGCGCGAGCCCAATCGCCATGTTTAAGCTCTCCCGGAGGCTACAGATGCTGGCGGACAGGATCGAGCTCCTCGACCGGCCGGTGATATGCGGCATAAACGGCTACGCGCTGGGCGGCGGGCTGGAGCTCGCCATGGCATGCGACATAAGGATAGCCGCCGAGACCGCGGAGCTGGGGCAACCCGAGGTGAACCTCGGCTTTATACCCGGCGCCGGGGGGACCCAGCGTTTGGCGAGGCTCATAGGCAGAGATAGAGCTAAGGAGCTCATCATGACCGGCGAGAGGATACCTGCGAGGGAGGCGGAGAGGCTGGGGCTTGTAAACAGGGTGGTGCCCCCGGATAGGCTGGAGCAGGAGCTAAGGGCGGTGGCCAACAAGCTGGCCGAGAAGCCGCCTCTGGCGTTGGCGATGGCCAAATACGCGGTGAACTTCGGCGTAGAGATCCCTCTGTGGGCCGCCGAGGTGCTTGAGGCGGCGGAGTTCGGGCTACTCTTCAGCACGAAAGACGTGGCCGAGGGGGTAGCCGCCTTCCTACAGAAGAGGAAGCCGCAGTTTAGAGGACACTGA
- a CDS encoding M42 family metallopeptidase produces MEDFVALLKTLSEARGPSGFEDEVREIVIKEMEPYVDEVLVDRWGNVIGVKRGASEVRAMVAAHMDEIGLVVDHVEKEGFLRFRPIGGWNEVTLLGQRVWVRTQDGRWVRGVVGVTPPHVTPSGHEREAPEMKDLYIDVGARSREEAEKMGISVGSVAVLERELAVLNGRVATGKAFDDRVGLAVMLYTLRQLGDLPVTLYAVATVQEEVGLRGAQIAADRIAPHYAVALDTTIAADVPGVGERLHVTKLGAGPAIKVIDGGRGGLFIAHPGLRDHIVKIAREAGIPHQLEVLYGGTTDAMAIAFRREGVPAAAISIPTRYVHSPVELVDLSDALNASRLLKQVLEKTTPAAVEKFLERRVK; encoded by the coding sequence GTGGAGGACTTCGTCGCTCTCCTAAAGACCCTATCCGAGGCGAGAGGCCCCTCCGGCTTCGAGGACGAGGTGAGGGAGATCGTGATAAAGGAGATGGAGCCGTACGTAGACGAGGTGTTGGTGGACAGGTGGGGGAACGTAATAGGGGTCAAGAGGGGGGCCTCCGAGGTCCGGGCCATGGTGGCGGCCCACATGGACGAGATCGGGCTGGTTGTAGACCACGTCGAGAAGGAGGGCTTTCTAAGGTTTAGGCCGATCGGCGGCTGGAACGAGGTGACGCTGCTCGGCCAGCGGGTGTGGGTGAGGACTCAAGATGGGAGGTGGGTCAGGGGGGTCGTAGGCGTTACGCCGCCGCATGTGACCCCCTCCGGCCACGAGAGGGAGGCCCCGGAGATGAAAGACCTCTACATAGACGTGGGGGCTAGAAGCAGGGAGGAGGCCGAGAAGATGGGCATCTCCGTCGGCTCCGTGGCCGTCCTCGAGAGGGAGCTGGCCGTCTTAAACGGGAGGGTTGCGACGGGCAAGGCCTTCGACGACAGGGTGGGCCTCGCCGTTATGTTGTACACCCTGCGGCAACTTGGCGACCTCCCCGTGACCCTATACGCCGTCGCCACGGTGCAGGAGGAGGTGGGCCTCCGGGGGGCCCAGATAGCGGCGGATCGGATAGCCCCCCACTACGCGGTGGCCCTAGACACCACCATAGCCGCCGACGTGCCGGGTGTAGGCGAGAGGCTACACGTGACTAAGCTGGGCGCGGGGCCCGCCATAAAGGTAATCGACGGCGGCCGCGGCGGCCTCTTCATAGCGCACCCCGGGCTGAGGGACCACATCGTGAAAATCGCCAGGGAGGCCGGCATCCCCCACCAGCTTGAGGTGCTATACGGCGGCACCACAGACGCCATGGCCATAGCCTTTAGGCGGGAGGGCGTGCCCGCCGCCGCCATCTCCATACCCACGCGCTACGTCCACTCGCCGGTGGAGCTGGTGGATCTGTCAGACGCGTTGAACGCGTCGCGGCTACTCAAGCAGGTGCTTGAGAAAACGACGCCGGCGGCGGTGGAGAAGTTCCTGGAGAGGAGGGTGAAGTGA
- a CDS encoding mechanosensitive ion channel family protein, translating to MRGKRVAAIALSKLVLIAIVAVNIYYGAKVILPIVGLGLSQEQLDLLKSAILIVAGGLGVNVLGNAVVLYLRDNLREKAFAVGNVIKIVGIIAVVLYAVSISKLGAELALLGGTVTGLVLGLALQPILGNVFAGILILTTRFVEVGDTVRIVTSQLPYKVSDLPPYKYFSPDYVVPGFKGKVAEIGLLYSTLLLDMGHELKVPNMVLLSSAVVDYTPRWTEKQVVYIRVELPISVIDLDRLEEEIRSVLKGFNVVAVDYTEQSDKDHVIVRVKLEVPHGENWRRAKSEALKLLLRYRNERIEANLPRYLCLTRGILCDRYAQGRP from the coding sequence GTGAGGGGGAAGAGAGTTGCCGCAATAGCCCTATCTAAGCTGGTACTAATCGCGATCGTAGCAGTAAACATATACTACGGCGCCAAGGTAATCCTCCCCATCGTCGGACTCGGGCTAAGCCAGGAGCAGCTGGACCTACTGAAGTCCGCCATTTTGATAGTCGCGGGGGGACTCGGCGTAAACGTCTTGGGCAACGCCGTAGTTCTATACCTCAGGGATAACCTCAGGGAGAAGGCGTTCGCCGTCGGCAACGTCATAAAGATCGTCGGCATAATAGCCGTAGTGCTATACGCGGTATCGATCTCAAAACTAGGCGCCGAGCTGGCTCTACTGGGCGGCACAGTCACGGGCCTGGTGCTGGGTCTCGCCCTACAGCCCATCCTTGGAAACGTCTTCGCAGGGATTTTGATACTCACCACGAGGTTTGTGGAGGTGGGGGACACGGTGAGGATAGTGACCTCCCAGCTACCATACAAGGTGTCGGATCTGCCGCCCTACAAATACTTCTCGCCAGACTACGTGGTGCCGGGCTTCAAGGGCAAGGTCGCGGAGATAGGGCTTCTCTACTCGACGCTGCTCCTCGACATGGGCCACGAGCTGAAGGTGCCCAACATGGTTCTCCTCAGCTCAGCCGTCGTCGATTACACCCCGCGGTGGACGGAGAAGCAGGTGGTGTACATCAGGGTGGAGCTCCCCATCTCCGTGATAGACCTCGACAGGTTAGAGGAGGAGATTAGGTCTGTGCTCAAGGGCTTCAACGTCGTGGCGGTGGACTACACAGAACAGAGCGACAAGGACCACGTCATAGTGAGAGTTAAGCTCGAGGTTCCACACGGCGAGAACTGGAGGAGGGCTAAGAGCGAGGCCCTCAAGCTCCTCCTCCGCTATAGAAACGAGAGGATCGAGGCGAATCTGCCGCGGTACCTCTGCCTCACCAGGGGCATCCTCTGCGATAGATACGCCCAGGGCAGGCCCTAG
- a CDS encoding phosphate signaling complex PhoU family protein codes for MRRLLDLAEAEISERLREGAKLAMEALSMALRGDAPSSSVREIASKLHEIHHEVSDLVMEAVARYSPVATDLRFLKGALFVSYDLYRVARYAYDIAVVFEKLGGGCASERLRKVGGVVMEMVAASVEMFLSRDISRLGEVERLDDEVVDKSYEEALMEVLRGSERCRVVEMVILRLLERASDHAVYIANHAYYLLTGQTRRS; via the coding sequence GTGCGTAGGCTTTTGGACCTCGCCGAGGCGGAGATCTCCGAGAGGCTGAGGGAGGGGGCAAAGCTGGCGATGGAGGCTCTGTCGATGGCGCTGAGGGGGGACGCACCTTCGAGCTCTGTGAGGGAGATCGCCTCGAAGCTCCACGAGATCCACCACGAGGTCTCCGACCTGGTGATGGAGGCGGTGGCCCGCTACAGCCCCGTGGCGACGGATCTGCGTTTCCTAAAGGGGGCGCTTTTCGTCTCCTACGACCTCTACAGGGTTGCGCGCTACGCCTACGACATAGCTGTCGTGTTTGAGAAGCTGGGGGGCGGCTGCGCCTCGGAGAGGCTGAGGAAGGTCGGCGGCGTGGTGATGGAGATGGTGGCCGCCTCCGTTGAGATGTTCCTCTCTAGGGACATCTCCAGGCTTGGGGAGGTGGAGAGGCTAGACGACGAGGTGGTGGACAAGAGCTACGAGGAGGCCTTGATGGAGGTGCTGAGGGGTTCCGAGAGGTGTAGAGTAGTGGAGATGGTCATACTGAGGCTTCTGGAGAGGGCCTCCGACCACGCGGTCTACATCGCCAACCACGCCTACTACCTGTTGACGGGGCAGACGAGGAGGAGCTAG
- a CDS encoding ABC transporter ATP-binding protein — protein MALTVSQLVSGYGKLQVLFGVSVEVPRRSVVSIVGPNGAGKTTTLLTVMGVVKPWGGVVALEGRDVTKAPPHEKVELGLALVPEGRRLFTDMTVEENLLMGAYSRRARASMHDSLELVYSLFPRLRERRRQKAGTMSGGEQQMLAIGRALMSRPRVLMIDEPSAGLAPKVAGELFQTIARLRDEMSVVLVEQNVAAAFEISDYVYVIEGGRVAASGTPEELGRDDGVRRIYLGV, from the coding sequence ATGGCGTTGACCGTATCCCAGTTGGTCTCGGGGTACGGCAAGCTCCAGGTGCTGTTTGGAGTCAGCGTGGAGGTGCCGAGGAGGTCTGTGGTTTCCATCGTCGGCCCCAACGGGGCTGGCAAAACCACAACTCTGCTGACTGTGATGGGGGTGGTGAAGCCGTGGGGCGGCGTGGTGGCGCTGGAGGGGAGGGACGTGACCAAGGCGCCTCCTCATGAGAAGGTCGAGCTTGGCCTAGCCCTTGTGCCCGAAGGGCGGCGGCTGTTTACCGATATGACGGTGGAGGAGAACCTTCTAATGGGGGCCTACTCCAGGAGGGCGAGGGCGAGTATGCACGACAGCCTGGAGCTGGTCTACTCTCTGTTCCCCAGGCTGAGGGAGCGCAGGCGCCAGAAGGCGGGTACGATGAGCGGAGGGGAGCAACAGATGCTCGCCATAGGCCGCGCCTTGATGTCTAGGCCAAGGGTCCTCATGATAGACGAGCCGAGCGCGGGGCTTGCGCCGAAGGTGGCCGGCGAACTGTTCCAGACCATAGCCCGCCTGAGGGATGAGATGTCTGTGGTGCTTGTGGAGCAGAACGTGGCGGCGGCGTTTGAGATCAGCGACTACGTCTACGTGATAGAAGGCGGGAGAGTCGCGGCGAGCGGCACGCCTGAGGAGCTCGGCAGAGACGACGGCGTCCGGCGGATATACCTAGGCGTCTAG
- a CDS encoding ABC transporter ATP-binding protein translates to MTLLKIENVVKRFGGLRAVDGVTLALERGEFLAVVGPNGSGKTTLLNLINGVYKPDGGKIYFEGRDITNMPPYMRARLGIARAFQVPRPFPELTVLENVVVGAIFAGGHDRSKAVEVAEEVLRYVGLYEKRESLAGRLTFNELRLLELARALAANPKLLLLDEVMAGLNPGEIDAIAHLVKKLAEERGVAAISLVEHRLRAVAKLAHRVVVMHQGRVIADGPPEKALSDPVVVEVYLGKPWR, encoded by the coding sequence ATGACCCTGCTGAAGATCGAGAACGTGGTGAAGCGGTTCGGGGGGCTCCGAGCCGTAGACGGCGTCACCCTCGCCCTGGAGAGGGGGGAGTTTCTGGCCGTCGTCGGGCCTAACGGGTCTGGGAAGACCACCCTCCTAAACCTCATCAACGGGGTGTACAAGCCCGACGGGGGGAAGATCTATTTCGAGGGTAGAGATATAACGAACATGCCGCCCTACATGAGGGCTAGGCTGGGCATAGCGAGGGCGTTTCAGGTGCCTAGGCCGTTTCCAGAGCTCACGGTGCTTGAGAACGTAGTTGTGGGGGCCATATTCGCCGGGGGCCACGATAGATCGAAGGCCGTGGAGGTTGCTGAGGAGGTTCTCAGATATGTGGGTCTCTACGAGAAGAGGGAGTCGCTGGCTGGGAGACTTACCTTCAACGAGCTTAGGCTTTTGGAGCTCGCCAGGGCGCTCGCCGCCAACCCCAAGCTCCTCCTCCTCGACGAAGTTATGGCGGGGCTTAACCCCGGCGAGATAGACGCCATTGCGCACCTGGTTAAAAAGCTGGCTGAAGAGAGGGGGGTTGCGGCTATATCGCTGGTGGAGCACCGCCTGAGGGCTGTGGCCAAGCTCGCCCACAGGGTAGTGGTGATGCACCAGGGGAGGGTGATTGCGGACGGCCCCCCTGAGAAGGCGCTTAGCGATCCGGTGGTTGTAGAGGTCTATCTGGGGAAGCCATGGCGTTGA